TCAAAAGACACTCGTGGCAACAAAGCACTGCGTATGGCAATGCAAACGCGCGAGCAACACATTCGCCGCGAAAAAGCCAACTCAAACATTTGTACTGCACAAATTTTACTGGCAAACATGGCTTCGTTTTACGCTGTATTCCATGGCGCAGTTGGCCTGAAAAATATCGCCAGCCGCATTAATCGTTTAACTGACATTTTAGCCGTGGGTCTTAAAGCCAAAGGTGTTGAGCTGGTTAACAACACATGGTTTGACACGGTTTCACTAAAAGGGCTTGATGTTGACGCCGTTAATGCACGTGCATTAGCCGCTGAAATGAACCTACGTATCGATGCTGACGGCATTGTGGGTATCAGCTTAGATGAAACCACCACCCGTGAAGATATTGCACAGTTATTTGATGTCATTTTAGGTGAAGGGCACGAGCTTGATGTGACTGCCATCGACACCGATATCATTAATGGCGCTGCATTTGGCGAAGGCAAAGGTTCAATCCCTGCTGAGCTTATCCGTCACGACAAAATCTTATCTCACCCAACATTCAGCAGCTACCAAAGCGAAACTGAAATGATGCGCTACATCAAGCGTCTTGAGAACAAAGATTTAGCCCTTAACCATTCAATGATTTCGTTAGGTTCATGTACGATGAAGCTGAACGCGGCTGTTGAAATGCTACCGGTAAGCTGGCCAGAATTTGCTAACATGCACCCATTCTGTCCACTTGACCAAGCTGAAGGTTACACTCAGCTTATCAACGAATTATCTGACTTCTTAGTCAACATCACAGGTTACGATGCCGTTTGTATCCAGCCTAACTCAGGCGCACAAGGCGAATACGCGGGTCTGCTTGCGATTAAGAAATACCACGAGTCACGTGGCGACGGACACAGAGACATCTGTTTAATCCCACAATCTGCTCACGGTACCAACCCAGCGTCAGCACAACTTGCAGGCATGAAAGTGGTTGTGACAGCGTGTGATAAAGACGGCAACGTTGATTTAGAAGACTTACGTGCAAAAGCCGCTGAGCTTGCTGACAGCTTATCGTGCATCATGATCACTTACCCATCGACTCACGGTGTGTATGAAGAATCAATTAGCGAGATCTGTGAAATCGTGCATCAACATGGCGGTCAAGTGTATCTTGACGGCGCCAACATGAACGCACAGGTTGGCTTAACGTCACCAGGCTTTATCGGCGCAGACGTATCGCACCTTAACCTACACAAAACCTTCGCGATTCCACATGGCGGCGGCGGACCAGGTATGGGCCCAATCGGTATCAAAAAGCATTTAGCGCCATTTGTTGCAGGTCATCAAATCGTTAAACCAGGCCGTGAAAGCGACAACAACGGCGCAGTCTCTGCCGCGCCATACGGCAGTGCTAGCATCCTCCCAATCAGCTGGATGTACATTAAACTGCTTGGTACTAAAGGCGTGAAACAGTCTACGCAAATGGCACTATTAAATGCCAACTACGTGATGAAAAAGCTATCAGGTCATTACCCAGTGCTATTTACTGGCCGTAACGACCGTGTTGCTCACGAATGTATTATCGACCTGCGCCCGCTTAAAGAAACATCTGGCGTGACCGAAATGGACATCGCTAAGCGTCTTAATGACTATGGTTTCCATGCGCCAACCATGAGCTTCCCAGTAGCGGGAACCTTAATGATTGAGCCAACAGAGTCAGAGTCAAAAGTTGAGCTAGACCGTTTCGTTGAAGCAATGATCTCAATTCGCGGCGAAATCGCTAAAGTCGAAGCAGGCGAGTGGCCAAGCGACAACAACCCACTGCACAATGCACCGCACACCCTAGCTGATATTATGGACAGCGAGTTTGACTCACGCCCATACAGCCGTGAAGAAGCCGTGTTCCCAAGTGCAGCGGCTAAGGCGAATAAGTTCTGGCCGACGGTGAATCGTATTGATGATGTGTACGGAGACCGCAACTTAATGTGTTCTTGCGTACCTTTATCGGACTACGAATAATAATGGCTACTTAACCTCAGCTATGCTGCGTTAGTTGACACTTTTGCCTACTCATTGACACCAGTCAACTCCGTGAGCAAAAGCATCAACTGCCTTGCTTAGCTATCGGCAGTAACGCCATTATGGTGTAGTTGAGGTTAATTGAATTTTCAAGAATAAAAAAGCGAACCGATTGGTTCGCTTTTTTATTGGCTACTTAATATCAGTAATACAGCATTAGACGCGATTTTTTGCATGGTTCGAAGTTAAGAGTTTGACAACAGTCAACTCAGTGGCAAAAAAGCAGCGGCTTTTTGTCTTACTTTCGGCAGTAACGCTATTTGGGATGAGTAGGTAAAATATAATGGTGTTTTACTTCAGCAATAATAGATTTTATTAGAGAAGCTTAGAAATAATATCGCTCTTTATTTCGCTGTCGAGTTTTTGAATGTGTGATATTGGGGGAGCTTTATTCGGGGTTAGTAGATTTTATGAAGTAAAAACGAACCGTAAGGTTCGTTTTTGTTAGTTAAGTAAATCTTGTTATGTTTATTTATTGCTTTTAAAAAAGGGGATGCTAAAAATTGGTATTTGAGCTTTTTGGCAAGTGCTAAAAACATGTTCTCGCCAAAATGACCAGCAATTATGTACAGCGTTAAACTCGCAAAACTCTTGAATTGCTTCACTCTTAATATCGTTTTTAATTGCGTACTCAAGTAAATAGGTAGCCTCTATCTTTGCCATTTCCTCTTTATCAATAGTAGAGCCAGCATCTTTCTCCTCTTCTTGAGGTGAGTTAC
This window of the Shewanella goraebulensis genome carries:
- the gcvP gene encoding aminomethyl-transferring glycine dehydrogenase, coding for MTKQTLTQLEQHELFLSRHIGPNETQQQEMLNYVGAESLEDLTAQTVPGSIRLPQELTIGDSCGEAEGTAYIRTIADKNKVFKSYIGMGYYGTEVPNVILRNVFENPGWYTAYTPYQPEIAQGRLEAILNFQQVSMDLTGLDLASASLLDEATAAAEAMAMAKRVSKAKKANIFFVADDVFPQTLDVVQTRAECFGFEVIVGPAEEAANYELFGALFQYTNRHGEITDNTALFAKLAEKKAIVTVAADIMSLVLLKSPGSMGADIVFGSAQRFGVPMGYGGPHAAFFVARDAHKRSMPGRIIGVSKDTRGNKALRMAMQTREQHIRREKANSNICTAQILLANMASFYAVFHGAVGLKNIASRINRLTDILAVGLKAKGVELVNNTWFDTVSLKGLDVDAVNARALAAEMNLRIDADGIVGISLDETTTREDIAQLFDVILGEGHELDVTAIDTDIINGAAFGEGKGSIPAELIRHDKILSHPTFSSYQSETEMMRYIKRLENKDLALNHSMISLGSCTMKLNAAVEMLPVSWPEFANMHPFCPLDQAEGYTQLINELSDFLVNITGYDAVCIQPNSGAQGEYAGLLAIKKYHESRGDGHRDICLIPQSAHGTNPASAQLAGMKVVVTACDKDGNVDLEDLRAKAAELADSLSCIMITYPSTHGVYEESISEICEIVHQHGGQVYLDGANMNAQVGLTSPGFIGADVSHLNLHKTFAIPHGGGGPGMGPIGIKKHLAPFVAGHQIVKPGRESDNNGAVSAAPYGSASILPISWMYIKLLGTKGVKQSTQMALLNANYVMKKLSGHYPVLFTGRNDRVAHECIIDLRPLKETSGVTEMDIAKRLNDYGFHAPTMSFPVAGTLMIEPTESESKVELDRFVEAMISIRGEIAKVEAGEWPSDNNPLHNAPHTLADIMDSEFDSRPYSREEAVFPSAAAKANKFWPTVNRIDDVYGDRNLMCSCVPLSDYE